From Fusobacterium sp. FSA-380-WT-3A, the proteins below share one genomic window:
- the cbiQ gene encoding cobalt ECF transporter T component CbiQ, producing MKLLIIFFTIFFLYFILKRKNNYSVDKREKYFEYYSYKSQIRDWNSYLKVFYPIILIFLSVGLNNILVSLFIFLITNYITIYLGKIPIKRYIDSWKIPFLFLIFTIIVININISKYKIGDYNFYFLNNYIYFTKEKLYESTEIFFRVISGISSMYMLIYSTSIEEIIKVLRKIKIPNIIIEIMYLTYRYIFILLNTYYEMRVAMESRLGFINYNLSLNSFGKIISNIFFISFRKSMAFYEAMEARNYNGKLIFFEKKEKFQKKIFFNMLLSIVFLILVFIFEKNRWN from the coding sequence ATGAAGTTATTAATAATATTTTTTACAATATTTTTTCTATATTTTATATTAAAAAGAAAAAATAATTATTCTGTAGATAAAAGAGAAAAATATTTTGAATATTATAGTTATAAATCTCAAATAAGAGATTGGAATTCATACTTAAAAGTTTTTTATCCAATAATATTAATATTTTTATCTGTTGGTTTAAATAATATTCTAGTATCACTTTTTATATTTTTAATTACCAATTATATAACAATATATCTTGGAAAAATTCCTATAAAACGATATATAGATTCTTGGAAAATTCCCTTTTTATTTTTAATTTTTACAATAATTGTTATAAATATTAATATCTCAAAATATAAAATAGGAGATTATAATTTTTATTTTCTTAATAATTATATATATTTTACAAAAGAAAAATTATATGAAAGTACTGAAATCTTTTTTAGAGTCATAAGTGGCATTAGTTCAATGTATATGCTTATATATTCAACTTCTATTGAAGAAATAATAAAAGTTTTAAGAAAAATAAAAATACCAAATATTATAATAGAAATAATGTATTTAACTTATAGATATATTTTTATATTATTAAATACTTATTATGAAATGAGAGTAGCTATGGAATCAAGACTTGGTTTTATAAATTATAATTTATCTTTAAACTCTTTTGGAAAAATAATTTCTAATATTTTTTTTATTTCTTTTAGAAAGAGTATGGCTTTTTATGAGGCAATGGAAGCAAGAAATTATAATGGAAAATTGATATTTTTTGAAAAAAAGGAAAAATTTCAGAAAAAAATATTTTTTAATATGCTATTGTCTATAGTATTTTTAATTTTAGTATTTATTTTTGAAAAAAATAGGTGGAATTGA